The Pseudomonas sp. MPC6 nucleotide sequence CGAAGGCCAATTCCAGATGTTTACTCAGCAGCCAGGGGGTGAGCTGAACCAGACTGTCGCGTACGGTTTCGGTCAGATCGATGGCGTGCAATGCCCGGGTCACGGTGTTCGGTTCCAGGCGGGCCATGGTCAGCAACTGGTTGACCAGGCGGCTGGTCCGGTCGACACCCGCGATCAGGAATTCCAGGGATTCGCGGCGCTCCTGTTCGGTGCCGGCCTCCAGCAGGTTTTGCGCATGCACCCGCAGGACTGCCAGGGGCGTGCGCATTTCATGGGCGGCGTCGGCGATGAAGCGCCGCTCGCGGCCGAGCACTTCCTGGATCTGTGCGAGCATGCGATTGAGCGCCGCCTGCATCGGTTCCAGTTCGCTGGGCAGCGGGGTCAGTTGCAACGGTTCCAGCGACCCGCTGTGCCGCGCCCGCAATGTCGCCGCCATATTCGCCAGGGGCTGGAGGCCCCAGCCAATCGCCAGCCAGACCATGGCCGCGAGAATGAGGCTGCCCAGCACATTGGGCCACAGTGTATGACGTACGATCCGCTCCACCAGGTCCGAACGCACGTCGTCACGCTCGCCGACCCAGATCCGCAAATCATTGTGTTTGTCCTCGAGCATGAACGCGCGCCAATGGCGATCATGCAGATCCACCACGTCGCTGAAGCCGGGTTTCGTCGGGGGCGCGGAGAAGGAGGGCGCGCTGGCCGTATGCACCAGCACTTCGCCCTTGGGATTCCACACCTGAAAGGCAAGCTTGCTCTCATAGGGATGGCCATCGACCCCGGGAACCGCTTCGCTCAAGGCCTTGTTGAACGCCTGATACAACTCGGCGTGTTCCTTGCTCGCCATGGGCATGCGCATCACACCCTGCAGCAACCGGGCATTCTGGGCCAATTGGGCATCGTAGATTTCGGCGATTTCGTGGTTGCTGTCATGCAGATTGAGCACGCTGATCACCCCCAGGCCGGCGAGCATCAGGCCGATGATCAGGGTCAGGGTGCGACGCCGGATCGAGGTCATCGACGCTCCTCGACCAGGTAACCGACACCCCGGACGGTACGGATCAGGTCGCTGGAAAATTTCTTGCGCAGATGGTGGATGTGCACCTCCAGGGTGTTGCTTTCCGCTTCCTCGTTCCAGCCGTACAGCAATTGCATCAGGTGGTCGCGGGTCATGACCCGGCCCGGAGGCGAGAGCAGTTCATGCAATAACTGATATTCCTTGGGGGTCAGGGCCACGGGCTCACCCTGATAGCTGACCTGCTGGGTCCCGGGGTTCAGGCTGATGCCGGCGTGTTCGATCAGCGCGTGGGCGCGGCCGGCGCTGCGCCGTAACAAGGCCCGCAGACGAGCCTTGAGTTCCGCCAGGTCGAAAGGTTTGATCAGGTAATCGTCAGCCCCGGCATCCAGTCCGGCGATGCGGTCTTCGGTGGCATCCCGGGCGGTGAGGATCAGTACCGGCAGGTTGGAACCACTGTCGCGCAAGCGCCGCAGCACTTCGAGCCCGTCCATGCGCGGCAGGCCAAGGTCAAGCACCGCCAGGTCAAAGGTTTCACTGAGCAGTGAATGCAAGGCGCTGCTGCCGTCCTGCAACCAGTCGACCGTGTAGCCTTCGCGGCCCAGGGCTTGATGGATGCCTTCGCCCAGGGCTATATCGTCCTCGATCAGTAGTAAGCGCACACGGACTCCTGTCAGTTGAGTTTCTTGTTCACATCCACCAGCAAGGCCTGGATCTCTTTACGGCGCCCGGCGTCGGCGGTTTCGCGGCCTGGCCGTGGATCTGCCTGCAGGGCTTTTTGCAGGGCGCCCCTGGCTTCGCTGTAGCGTTTCTGACGGTAGAGGTGATCACCCCAGAAGTACAGACTATCGATGCCGTTCGGGTTGAGTTGCAAGGCTTGTTTGAGCAATTGCTCGGCCTTGTCGGCGTCGCCGAAACCGATGGGCCAGCCCGGTACGCGGTCGTACAGTGCGCCGAGGCTGGTGTAGGCCGAACCTTGCAGGGCTTTGGGGTCCAGGTTCAGGGCAGTTTCCAGATCGACCTTGGCGTCCTTGACCTTGCTCAGCGCCCCGAGCCCGCCCTGGGCTCCGGCCCAACTGCTGGTGACGATGCCGGACCAGATCCACGCCTCGGCCACCGACTGGCGCTCCCGGGTAAAGGCCGACGCCTGGGTGGCGAGTTTTTCGAAGGCGGCGGTGCGTTGCTCGGCGGGCAGTTCGTATTGGATATGCGCCCAGCTTTGCTGGATGCCGGCGAGACGTTGCTGGTCGGCAGTGTCCAGGGCCCAGACGCTCTGGCTCAGGGTCCCCAGCAGCAGGCAAAAGGTCAGTTTTTTCATGGTTTCATATGCTCGTTTTCAGGTTTTTGACTGTGGCGCCGGATCAGTGGCAATTGCTTGCGCAAGCCCCGGTCGACCAGGTACGGCAATAAGCTGTTGAGGCGCACGAAGAAGCGTTCCGGCCAGCCAAGGTACAAGTCGCGGCGATCACCGGCGATGGCGTGCATCACCGCCGAGGCGACGTGTTGCGGATCATCGACGTTGGATTTGAGTGCGTCATTCAAGGCCTGCGCCGCCGGGCTGTTCATGCTCGTGCGAGTCGCACGGGGCGCGACATAGAGAACACCGACCCGGGTGTCCGCCAGTTCCCGGCGCAAGGCTTCGGAAAAGCCGCGCAATGCGAATTTGCTGGCGCAGTAGCTGGCATAACCGGGGTAGCCGATCGAGCCGTAGGTCGAGCCGACGTTCACCACCATCGCGCTCTCGGCTTGCTTGAGCAGGGGCAGCAAGGTTTTGGTCAGGCAAATCGGCGCGCTGATGTTCACCGCCAGCATGGCGTCAACGTCAGTGTCTGCCAGTTGTTCGAGCATGGCGAAGTGATTGACTCCGGCGGCATTGATCAGCAGGTTGATGCCGCCAATGATTTCGGCCGCCGCCAGCACTTTGTGCCGGTCCGCAACCAGGGTCAGGTCGGCGCCAAGCCAGCACAAGTGTTGCGGATAGCGCTCGAGCAACGGCTCCAGCGGTTCCCGATGCCGGGCTACCGCCAGCACCCGGGCGCCACTGGCACACAGCGCGGTGGCGATGGCCAGGCCGATGCCGCCGCTGGCACCGGTCAGTACCACCCGCGCTTCAGACAGGCGCATGCAGGTATTCCTCATCACGTGGCAAGCCCCGGAACATATCGGCGTAGAGCCGGTATACCACCCTGGACGCATGGATAACGGCCGCCTGGTCGGCCGGATCCTCCAGTTTGTTCATCAGCTGGCGATAGGTCTGCATATGCTCGATATCCAGCGAACCGTGGGAGCTGAGGTAACTGAAGGCGCTTTCCGGCAGATCCAGACGTTCGCGAATGCTGCCGGCGGCATGGGTGGCCAGGGCGATGCTGGTGCCCTCCAATACATTGACCATGCCGAACAGGCCGACCGGGTTGTCCCGGGCGATCAAGTCGTAGAGGAAGCTGACCATCAGTTCGATGGGCAAGGACGGCCGGCCATCGCGCACCGCGTCCTTGTCGCCGCCGCACGCCTCGATGTCATTGAGCACCCATTGTTCGTGGCCGTATTCTTCCTCGATGTACTCGCACACGGCTTCACGCAGCCATTCAAGACGCGATGGCAGGCGCGCCCCGCACGCCATCATCAATGGCACGGTGTGGCGCACGTGATAGTAGGCTTGCGCCAGGAAGGCCCGGTAACTTTCCAGGCTGACTTTGCCTTCGAGGGCGTCACGGATGATGGGCAGATTGAACAGCTCATGGCGTTCGTGCCGGGTCGCTTCTTGTAGCCTGTCAAAAAAACTCATGATGCGGATTCCTCGCAAAGGGCGGGTTCGGTCAGCTGCGCCCGGTAATGCTTGACGATGGCATCCCGTCGCGGTCGGCCGTTGGCGGTCAGCAGGCCATTGGCGGCTGTGAAGGGTTGATCCAGGCGGCTCCAGTGATGGACCCGTGCGTAATCGGGCAAGGCCTCGTTGGCCTCGGCCACGGCGGCTGCCAGTTGTTCGTCGGTGCAATCCGGGCGATGGGGCCAGAGCAGCGCATGGTTGCGGGGCAAGGCTTCGCCATGGACGAAGGCCTGGGCGATATGACGGCGCTGGGTCAACTCGGCCTCGACCCACTCCGGGTTCACGTTGCGCCCGAAACTGGTGACGAATTGATGCTTCTTGCGTCCCTTGAGGTAGAGGAAACCCTCGGCATCGAACTCGCCCAGATCGCCGCTGGGCCACCATTCACCGGTGTGCGGCGCTTCTCCCAGATAACCGAGCAGGGTCGAACCCTTGATCAGCACTTCGCCGTCGTCGGCGAGGCGAATCTGCACCGTCGGCAGGGGTCGGCCGACACTTCCAGGGCGTCGCGCTTCAGGTCGATTGAGGCACACCACCGATGAGCACTCAGACAAGCCGTAACCCTCATAGACCGGCAGGCCGACACGTTGCGCGCGATGCAACAATTGCTCGGCGACCCGTGCGCCCCCCACCGCGACAAAACGCAACGAGTAGGGGAAGAAGGCTTTTTGCTCGGCGGCGCTGACCAGCAACAGGAGCAATTGCGGCACCAGGATCAGGCTCTCGGGGGCGCGGGTGGCCAGGCAGCCGAGCAATCGCGGCACGTCAACGCCACTGGCACCCTCGATGCCCAGGGTTTTCTGACTCGGCACGCTCAGTGTGGCCCCTGCGTATAACGCGGCATAACAGCCGATATTTTCCAGCAGGATCGCCAGGGGCAGCAGGGCCAGATGATGCTGCGCCTGAGTAGGTTTACTGGCCTGATCCAGTTCGCGGGCGACTTGCAGAATGCTCTCGGCACTCAGGCACACGCCTTTCGGAGTGCCCGTGGTACCGGAAGTGAAGGTCAGTTTGGCGGTGCCTTCGGGCATCCGGTTCGGGCCGCTGAAGCTGCGACGCCAGAATTCACCGCCTTTCTCATACCCGGCGCTTTGCAGTTCGGTGTCCAGCTCCGGTTCGGCAATCACCAGCTCGGCGTGGCTCTGCGCCAGGCAATGGCTGCGTTGAGCCGCGCTGAAAAAGGCCGGCAACGCCAGGCAGGTCAGGCCTTCGAACAGCGTGGCCAGGTCCCAGAGCATGGCTTCGGTGCCATTATCCAGTGCCAGTGCAACCACCTTGACGTTTTCATCGCGCAGCCGCTGCTGGCGATACACCACTTCGGCGTATAGCGTGGCGTAGTCCACTTTCAGTTGATCGTCCCACAGGGCGATGGCACTGGTCTTGCGTTCGGCATGGCTGCGCAGGGTCTGTTTGAAACGCTCCACTTCAGGCGACATGGCTGGATTCCTCGATGGACGATGGCAACCCCAGGCGATTGAACATCCCGCTGTCGCGCAAATGGATGAAGCCGGCGCGGATGTTGCCGACATGTACCCAGGGCTTGCTCTCGTAATAACTGCCCCAGCTGTGGCGATCGTCGCCCAGCCGGGCAGGGTCGGCAGCGCAGAGGGTCACGGGTTTCAAGCCCAGGCGATGAAAGCTGTTTACCAAGCCGAGGTTGCCGGTGAACGCCACCCAATCCAGGCCGCCCATGGCCAGCAGGTAGGTGATGGCGATGATGCTCATGCGCGCACTGCCGGTGTCGCTGGCAGCCAGGTTGCCCACCTCGACGATATCGGCCCGGTCCACGGGGCGGTTGGCCGCGGCACTGATCAGCGGCTCGATCGGTTCATCCAGGTAACACTCCAGAAACAGTTGTCCGCTGTTGGCCAGACGGACGCCGGCCACCGCACACAGTGCGCCTGAGGCGGCGTGCATACCGAACAGTTCCGGCATGAAATGACGAATGTCGGCCCCGTGAGCCTTGCGAAAACGTTGCTGGATAAAGGCTTCGAAGAAGGGACGTTGGGGGTCGCCCGGCAGGGCTCTGGCCAGACTGGTTTGCGGGGTTTCGGCTTGGCCGAACCGCAGCGGCAGAGGGATGTTCCAGTTAAAATCGGGCATTGGAAGACGCCTCCCGGGGTCAGTGTGGGAGGAGTATCGGGGGCAATTCTTAACGAAGTCTGAAGGTGGCGAAAGAGTGGTCGAGGCTTTCTTCAGATTGTCTTAAGACTGGCCGGGCAATGTGTCGTCAGTAAATTTCGGTGCTAAACCGGATCCGGATTGCGCGAATCAATCGGCAGTCGGTCATGACGTTAACGAGGCTCACGATGACCCGCAACTCAACGACTCAGCGGTATGGAACACTGTCGATCACCTTGCACTGGCTGATGCTGGCGCTGTTTGTTGGCGTTTATGCCTGCATCGAAATCAAGGGCCTGCTGCCCAAGGGGCACGCGTTGAGAGGACTGTTTCTCGGGTTGCATGGCTTGTTCGGGCTGAGCATTTTCGGATTGGTCTGGGTGCGATTGCTCGGGCGTCTGACGCCTCGGCCGCCGATCGCTCCGGCCTTGCCCGGCTGGCAGAGCGGCATTATGCACATGATGCATCTGGCGCTGTATGGGCTGATGATCGCCACCCCCCTGTTGGCTTGGCTGATGCTGTCGGCGGCGGGCAAGCCTGTGCCTTATTTCGGCTTCTTCCTGCCGTCGCCGCTTGCCGTCGATCCGGCCCTGGCCAAGCAGTTCAAGTACTGGCATGAACTGCTCGGCAGTACCGGTTACTGGTTGATCGGCGCACATGCGGCGGCGGGATTGTTCCATCACTACTGGGTTCGCGATAACACGCTGACTCGCATGTTGCCCGGTCGATCCGGCGGTGCGGTCAATCCGCGTCAGCGATAATCTCGAACGCTGTGCTGGCCAGGCGCTCGCCGTTCACCAGAATATGCACGGCGTGCCTGCCGGCGTAATGCCGGCGGGTGGTCAGTTCCTTGATGTGCTGGCCGCGGGCAATGGTCTCGGTGGCGTTGCCGGGCAGCGTCAAGGCCTTGAGCTTGAATACCTTCGCCGAGCTGCTGCCGTTGGCTTTGACGTAATCGATGGCATAGTCGATCACCAGCCGCTGGCTGTCCGGCACGTCGGATTTCACGGTAAAGGACAGGCTGATTTTTTCGCCCAGGCGAATCACCGGCGGTTCCACCTTCACCCCGATGATCTCGACCTCAGGCTTGCCGCCCGCACCAATGATTGCCAGCGCCCGCTGGTTGCCTTGCTTGATCAGGCTGCGCAGGGCATGCCTGGCGATCCAGGCGGTGTGTTTGTTTTCCAGTGACCAGCGCTCGAGCAGGTCGAGCACCC carries:
- a CDS encoding ATP-binding protein, with amino-acid sequence MTSIRRRTLTLIIGLMLAGLGVISVLNLHDSNHEIAEIYDAQLAQNARLLQGVMRMPMASKEHAELYQAFNKALSEAVPGVDGHPYESKLAFQVWNPKGEVLVHTASAPSFSAPPTKPGFSDVVDLHDRHWRAFMLEDKHNDLRIWVGERDDVRSDLVERIVRHTLWPNVLGSLILAAMVWLAIGWGLQPLANMAATLRARHSGSLEPLQLTPLPSELEPMQAALNRMLAQIQEVLGRERRFIADAAHEMRTPLAVLRVHAQNLLEAGTEQERRESLEFLIAGVDRTSRLVNQLLTMARLEPNTVTRALHAIDLTETVRDSLVQLTPWLLSKHLELAFDVNERPIKVVSDAAAIDIALNNLISNAASFSPEHGVIRVQLSQADGFYNLSVEDQGPGIDEADRGRLFERFYSRGNAQGAGLGLTIVNTIATRLGGRITLINRPEGGLRATLSIPDK
- a CDS encoding response regulator; the encoded protein is MRLLLIEDDIALGEGIHQALGREGYTVDWLQDGSSALHSLLSETFDLAVLDLGLPRMDGLEVLRRLRDSGSNLPVLILTARDATEDRIAGLDAGADDYLIKPFDLAELKARLRALLRRSAGRAHALIEHAGISLNPGTQQVSYQGEPVALTPKEYQLLHELLSPPGRVMTRDHLMQLLYGWNEEAESNTLEVHIHHLRKKFSSDLIRTVRGVGYLVEERR
- a CDS encoding tetratricopeptide repeat protein; amino-acid sequence: MKKLTFCLLLGTLSQSVWALDTADQQRLAGIQQSWAHIQYELPAEQRTAAFEKLATQASAFTRERQSVAEAWIWSGIVTSSWAGAQGGLGALSKVKDAKVDLETALNLDPKALQGSAYTSLGALYDRVPGWPIGFGDADKAEQLLKQALQLNPNGIDSLYFWGDHLYRQKRYSEARGALQKALQADPRPGRETADAGRRKEIQALLVDVNKKLN
- a CDS encoding SDR family oxidoreductase, whose protein sequence is MRLSEARVVLTGASGGIGLAIATALCASGARVLAVARHREPLEPLLERYPQHLCWLGADLTLVADRHKVLAAAEIIGGINLLINAAGVNHFAMLEQLADTDVDAMLAVNISAPICLTKTLLPLLKQAESAMVVNVGSTYGSIGYPGYASYCASKFALRGFSEALRRELADTRVGVLYVAPRATRTSMNSPAAQALNDALKSNVDDPQHVASAVMHAIAGDRRDLYLGWPERFFVRLNSLLPYLVDRGLRKQLPLIRRHSQKPENEHMKP
- a CDS encoding iron-containing redox enzyme family protein, with the translated sequence MSFFDRLQEATRHERHELFNLPIIRDALEGKVSLESYRAFLAQAYYHVRHTVPLMMACGARLPSRLEWLREAVCEYIEEEYGHEQWVLNDIEACGGDKDAVRDGRPSLPIELMVSFLYDLIARDNPVGLFGMVNVLEGTSIALATHAAGSIRERLDLPESAFSYLSSHGSLDIEHMQTYRQLMNKLEDPADQAAVIHASRVVYRLYADMFRGLPRDEEYLHAPV
- a CDS encoding AMP-binding protein encodes the protein MSPEVERFKQTLRSHAERKTSAIALWDDQLKVDYATLYAEVVYRQQRLRDENVKVVALALDNGTEAMLWDLATLFEGLTCLALPAFFSAAQRSHCLAQSHAELVIAEPELDTELQSAGYEKGGEFWRRSFSGPNRMPEGTAKLTFTSGTTGTPKGVCLSAESILQVARELDQASKPTQAQHHLALLPLAILLENIGCYAALYAGATLSVPSQKTLGIEGASGVDVPRLLGCLATRAPESLILVPQLLLLLVSAAEQKAFFPYSLRFVAVGGARVAEQLLHRAQRVGLPVYEGYGLSECSSVVCLNRPEARRPGSVGRPLPTVQIRLADDGEVLIKGSTLLGYLGEAPHTGEWWPSGDLGEFDAEGFLYLKGRKKHQFVTSFGRNVNPEWVEAELTQRRHIAQAFVHGEALPRNHALLWPHRPDCTDEQLAAAVAEANEALPDYARVHHWSRLDQPFTAANGLLTANGRPRRDAIVKHYRAQLTEPALCEESAS
- a CDS encoding thermostable hemolysin, with amino-acid sequence MPDFNWNIPLPLRFGQAETPQTSLARALPGDPQRPFFEAFIQQRFRKAHGADIRHFMPELFGMHAASGALCAVAGVRLANSGQLFLECYLDEPIEPLISAAANRPVDRADIVEVGNLAASDTGSARMSIIAITYLLAMGGLDWVAFTGNLGLVNSFHRLGLKPVTLCAADPARLGDDRHSWGSYYESKPWVHVGNIRAGFIHLRDSGMFNRLGLPSSIEESSHVA
- a CDS encoding cytochrome b, with product MTRNSTTQRYGTLSITLHWLMLALFVGVYACIEIKGLLPKGHALRGLFLGLHGLFGLSIFGLVWVRLLGRLTPRPPIAPALPGWQSGIMHMMHLALYGLMIATPLLAWLMLSAAGKPVPYFGFFLPSPLAVDPALAKQFKYWHELLGSTGYWLIGAHAAAGLFHHYWVRDNTLTRMLPGRSGGAVNPRQR